A portion of the Glycine max cultivar Williams 82 chromosome 10, Glycine_max_v4.0, whole genome shotgun sequence genome contains these proteins:
- the LOC100788592 gene encoding NDR1/HIN1-like protein 1 yields the protein MSVKECEHHKGKKRKIFRQVFWCLVVFLFIVLVTILLIWAILRPTKPTFTLQDVTVYAFNATVANFLTSNFQVTLISRNPNDRIGVYYDRLETFVTYRSQQVTYRTAIPPTYQGHKEINVWSPFVYGTNIPVAPFNFLGLSQDQSNGNVLVTIRAEGRVRWKVGTFISGRYHLYVRCPAFISFGPRSNGIVVGENAIKFQIIQRCSVSV from the coding sequence ATGTCGGTGAAGGAGTGCGAGCACCACAAGGGGAAGAAGAGGAAGATCTTCCGGCAAGTGTTCTGGTGCTTAGTGGTGTTCCTTTTCATCGTGCTGGTCACAATTCTTTTGATATGGGCAATCCTTAGACCCACCAAACCCACCTTCACGCTCCAAGACGTCACCGTCTACGCCTTCAACGCCACCGTGGCGAACTTCCTCACTTCGAATTTTCAGGTCACGCTCATCTCGCGTAACCCGAACGACCGCATCGGTGTTTACTATGATCGCCTCGAAACCTTCGTGACCTACCGGAGCCAGCAGGTCACGTACCGAACCGCCATCCCTCCGACATATCAAGGCCATAAAGAGATCAATGTTTGGTCTCCGTTTGTTTATGGCACCAACATCCCCGTCGCGCCGTTCAATTTCCTCGGCCTCAGCCAGGACCAGAGTAACGGTAACGTCCTCGTCACCATCCGAGCCGAGGGTAGGGTTCGTTGGAAGGTCGGCACCTTCATCTCCGGCCGCTACCACCTCTACGTCCGCTGCCCGGCGTTCATCAGCTTTGGACCCCGCAGCAATGGAATCGTCGTCGGAGAGAACGCCATCAAGTTCCAGATTATCCAACGGTGCTCCGTTAGTGTCTAA